The DNA region ACACAAACATAGCGGTCAGCCCCCTTTCTACTTCAATAGACGTAAAAAAGAGGCAAATCTAACAGGGGTTTTCGCGAAAATACAGGAAGGCTGCTTTTATACTACGATATTGATAAGTTTGTTGGGGACAACAATGAAATTACGGATAGGCTTACCGCAGATCCAGGCCTGCAATTTTCCATCGGCAAGGACCATTTCTTTGAGCTGTTCGGGAGGGGTATTGACAGCGGTATCCAGTTTTGAGCGGACCCTGCCGTTAACCTGGACTACCATTGTCACTGTTTCTTCCACCAGTTGTTTCGGGTCATATTCAGGCCAGGAAGCCCGGAAGATGCTTTCGCTGTTGCCCATACCCTGCCAAAGCTCTTCACAGAAATGCGGGGCGATCGGACAAAGCAAACGGACCAGGACAGAAAACGACTCTTTATCCGAACCTTCCTGGTATATGGCGTTGACGAACTCCATAAGCCCGGCTATGGCGGTATTGAACTTGAATTCCTCCATATCCGAGCTGACCTTCTTGATGGCCTTATGCATCGCCTTTACCAGCCCGGGTCCGGATTTTTCTTTCAGATTGTCCCGGATGCGCCAGACCCGGTTCAGGAATTTAAACGCGCCGTCCAGCCCCCGGTCATCCCATTCCAATTCGGTTTCCGGAGGAGCGGCGAAAAGCATGAACAGCCGCAAAGTATCCGCCCCGTATTTGCCGATCATCGAATCCGGATCAACGATATTGCCGCGGGACTTTGACATAACCTCGCCGTCCTTAAGGACCATTCCCTGCGTAAGCAGTTTCTTGAACGGCTCGGAAAAATCGATCATACCCAGGTCTTTAAAGAACTTGGTGAAAAAGCGCGAGTATAATAAATGCAGGATAGCGTGCTCGATGCCTCCGATATATTGATCTACCGGCATCCAGTACCCCGCTTCTTTCTTATCGAACGGCTCTGACGCGAGATCCGGCGAGCAGAAACGCAGAAAATACCATGACGAGTCGAAGAAAGTGGCCATTGTGTCGGTCTCCCTGCGGCCGGGGCCCGAGCATTTCGGGCAAAGGCATTCCACGAATTCTTTTACCTTGCCTAACGGAGATCCGCCCTCTCCGGTGAACGGCGCGTCTTTAGGCAGTTCTACGGGCAGGTCCGCGTAAGGCACCGGAACTGTCCCGCATTTCGGGCAATAGATCACCGGGATAGGCGTTCCCCAGTAACGCTGGCGGGAAATGAGCCAGTCGCGTAAACGCCAATGGGTCTGGACCTTACCCATCCCCTGTTGTTCCATCCACTCGGCGATCTTTGTTTTTCCTTCGCTGTTGGTCAATCCGTTGAAATCCCCGGAATTAACCTGGACCCCTTCTTCCTCATACGCCTCTTTCATTTCCTCAACGCGCAACCGGGAATCCTTAGGCTTGATGACCACGCGCATCGCCAGGTTGTGTTCTTTGGCGAATAAGAAATCCCGCTGGTCATGGGTAGGCACAGCCATGATCGCTCCGGTGCCGTATTCCATCAACACGTAATCAGCTACCCAGACAGGGATAACTTCGTTATTAACCGGATTTACCGCGTAGCTGCCGGTAAAAAAACCCTCTTTCTTGACATCCGACGAGGAACGTACTATCTTGCTTTCTTTGCTTACCTTTTCGATGAATTTAAGCACCTCTTTTTCCTGCGGCTTGCCTTTGATCAATTCTCCCACCAAAGGATGTTCCGGTGCCAGGACAATATAAGTCGCCCCGAAAATAGTATCCGGCCTGGTGGTAAATACCGGGATCGTCGTATTATTATCCTTGCGCCGGAAATAGATCTCGCTCCCTGAGCTTTTGCCGATCCAATTGGTCTGCATGGCGATCACTCTCTGAGGCCAATGTTCAAGCCCAGCCAGGTCTTCCAGCAGCCTATCTTTATATTCGGTGATCTTCAAATACCACTGCTCCAGCTCTTTCTGCTCGACCTGGACATGGCATCTCCAGCACCCGCCGTCAATGACTTCTTCATTGGCCAAAGTTGTGGCGCAAGAAGGACACCAGTTGACCGCCGATCCTTTTTTATAGGCCAAGCCTTTTTCCAGCATCTTCAAAAAGATCCACTGGTTCCATTTATAATAGCTGCTGTCGCAGGTAGATACTTCCCGCGACCAGTCATAAGAAAGGCCCATCTTTTTAAGCTCGACTTCCATATCCCGGATACACTTGTGCGTCCAGGTATCCGGCTGGGTTTTATTCTTGATAGCCGCGTTCTCCGCGGGCTGGCCAAAGGCGTCAAACCCCATCGGGTGCAGAACCGAGAACCCGCGCATCATCTTATACCGGCTGCACACATCGCCGATAGTATAATTGCGCACATGGCCCATATGGATCTTCCCTGAAGGATAAGGGAACATCTCCAGACAGTAAAATTTAGGCCTGGACGAAGACACGGCCTTAAATGTGCCTTTATCCTGCCAATACGCCTGCCATTTGCCCTCTATTTTCTTGAACTCGTATTCCATCTCTTAAGTTTTATCCTTCTGCGGTATAAGCGAGATCAGCGTCCTCAGCCCGCGCAGAATATTCTCCGTACTGCAGGGCTTAGTCAAGTACTGATCCGCTTCCATACTGTAGCATTTCCTGGCTGTATCCAGATCCTGCTGCGCGCTGATGATGATCACCGGCCTCCAGCGCTCATTATATTTCTCCCGGATCTGCTGCAATACCTCGAAACCATTAAGCTTGGGCAGCATCAGGTCCAGAAGTATGACATCAGGGTCGTTCTCCCTGACCCGGGTCAACGCCTCTTCTCCGTCATAGGCCACTGAAACCTGGTAGCCTTCCCGGGTTAATATCCTGGCCAAAGGCTCGGCGATATCTTTTTCGTCGTCTACTACCAATAATCTATGGGACATTTATTAAAACCTTCTGTAAGGGTATCTATTTTTTTAATTTACGGACGGTATCCAGATTGATCCTGTCGGCATTATCGTTGTCCTTGGGTGTCTCCAGGATGAACGCGGTATCCTTCAACCGGCTGTCATTGACCAGCCTTTTAAAACCTGCTAATTTTATATTACCCTTGCCGATATGCGCGTGCCGGTCGCGCCTGCTGCCCAGTTTATCCGCGGTATCATTGATATGCACCAGCTTCAGCAGTTTCAGGCCGACCAGCCGGTCCAATTCAGCGATGGTCTTTTTATAACCTTCAGCGCTGGCCAGGTCATAACCTGCGGCGTAGGCATGGCAGGTATCCAGGCATATCCCCACCCTGCTTTTATCCTCGATCCCGGCGATGATCTGCTTTTGATGCTCGAATTTATAACCCAGCCAGGATCCGGAACCGGAGGTATTCTCCAAGAGCACGCCCACCTTCATCCCCCGGGTCTTGTCCAGGATCTTATTCAAGGCCTGCGTGATCCGCTTTATGCCTTTTTCTTCGCCGCTTTCCTTATGGCTGCCCATATGGGTGACTATATAGTCAGCACCGAGCAGTTCAGCTTCGCGGACATCCTCTATATAAGCCCTGATCGAGCCCTGATAAAGGATATTATAAGGAGAAGCCAGGTTGATCAAATAAGGCACGTGTATAAAAACCGGCGATATATTGTATTTGCTGCGCCTGGCCCGGAACTCCTCGATGTCCTCCGTGGCGATCTTGGATTTACGCCACTGCTGGGGGTCGCGGGAGAATATCTGCATAGTATTGCACCCCAGGGCGGCAGCCCGGTTTACAGACTCATAGATATGGCCGGCAATGGAAACGTGAACGCCTAATAGCATACGCAGATTGTAGCATAACCCAGGCTAAAGGTCAAATCAGGATAGGGTGTAAAAGGCGGCTTAGTTGATATCTCTGGATATTACCGCGGTAGCGCAAGCCAGGCCGCCCGCCCCGTTGGCCAATTCGGCAAGTTTAAGCTCCGCGGCTATTTTGATCTTGCGCTTGCGGTAAAATTCCCTGGTTCGCGGACAATCAGCGGGCATAATGATCTTGCGCGGGGCAACGCAAACAATGTTCATCGCCTGTTTTTCTTTGACCTCGGCATTAGCCGGGACTTTTATGATCTTTATCTTATTATTCCGCAGCAGATCAAACAGATCCATATACGGGTAATCAGCCCTGACCAAAGCCAAATCCGAATCTATTAACTGCAGACTGCCCAGCAGGTGCAGCGTGATTTTAGGCGCGGGCACGCTGATACAGCGTATCCCTTGTCCGGCCAATGTCTTTTTGACCTGCTTAAACCCTGCTGCATTAGTCCGCCTGCCAACGCCAACCACAACCAGCTTGTTATTCAGCCATAAGGCATCCGCGGCTTCAAAAGTTCCTTGCCCTTTAACCGCCCCGATCACCGGGATGCCGGATCCTTTCAGTAATTTTCTAACCTGACCGGGCTCCTTGCTTCTCACGGAACTGGCCATCTTCGCTATTATCGCGCCTTTAGGGCTCATAAAGAAAAGATCCCGGGTGTATATCAGATTAAATAAATTCTGTCCGGCACGATCCGGATTATCCCGCGGTTTAAGCATAAACACCTTAATGCTTAACCTGCGAAAACATTCTTGGATCTTGCGGTATTCTTTTTTGATCCCCGGGTAATCTATCCTGCGTAGATGCAACACGCTTTCCGGATCAGTGATATTCGCTATTTCCGGACCGGGCTGATAAAGCAGCACCCTGCGCAGCCGCTTATATTCCGAATCCGGGAAATTATTTCCGGGCATGCGCATTAAAACCACTCCTTGGTATTTCTTATGTCATATCCCAGGGATCGGGCCATCCGGCCGATCCGCTTATCCTTCAAGAACGGGGCCAACAAGCGCGCCCTGGCTTTCCAACGGTATGGCTTCGGGCTCTTGGTCGCCTGAACGACCGGAAGTTTATCCAGCCCGAGCATATGAATATCCTTTTTATCCAACCCGATAAAATCAAATATATTTTCTACCTCGGTTAACCTGCGGCCTCTGCCAGAGATGATATTCTCGTATTTTACCTGAAGGCTGTTTCTTTTTCCGCTGGCCTTGATATGATCCCGTATTGCCTTATTGGCGCTGTACCACTGAAAAGCGCAAACCTCTGCCAGGGCTTTTCCGGCGTACCCCTGCCAGCCTTCCGGCAGATCATATTTCCACCACCATTTACCCCAATCATATTTATTAGAATACCCCCGGATATTCAGCTCTTTCACCTTAGCCCTGCCGGAAGCGCACAATCTTTTAAGATTATGCGAGAAGAACCCCCTAAAAAGCCATCCGTCATACAAACCATTGATCGAACCAAAAGGATTCCGGGTCAAATGGATAATCTTGATATCGGCGTTAGGCAGCAACTGCCGCAAAAAAGGCATATTGTAACAATCTGCCGTGGATTTTAAGAACAGGATATTATCTTTTAGGCCGGTTTTCGAGGGCGTTACCCTGGGAGATAAAAGAATAAACGGCGGCTCTTCTAGCAATACTAAATCATTCGGCGGTCCTTGAGGCAGGGATATCCCGGGGAAAGCGCCCCTTACCAACTCCTGCCGGATATCATAATAATACGGATTTATCCCCGGATATTTCCTTCTCAGCGACCTGATCAGTTCCAGATAGAAGCGCTCTTTTTTAAAAACCGCGCTGGACGCGCCGTATCTGCGGAAAGCCCGCGATGCGCATTCCCGGAATATAACGTAGGAAAACCCGATCTGCGGCCATTGCAAAGGGAAACGCAAAGCCAGGTCATCTATATACTCATCCAATAAGCGTTTATCAGTAAAGATACTGCCCGGGCGGGAGCCGGAAGAAAGATCGCTGAAGAGATCCCGTGAAAGGCCTGCTTTCTTTTCAGATATACGGCCCAGGGCAGCAGGTATCCTATCGGATAAAGAAAGGTCGGAAGAAAACCCGTTTAACTTGTAGAACGGCGCAGCCTCGCCGGTCAAAGAATATAACCGGGATGATCTCTTCAATACCGCGTATAGTAAGCTTGAACCGGACCGGGAAGCCGAGCTGATCACAACCGCCTTGCGCACATCCGCCAGCCCGGAGTCCCGCCATAACAACCATTGCCTCTTGGCCGCGATCTTGTCAAATATCCGCTGCCTGAGATCCAACACCCTCTTGATCTGCTTATCCGCTGGGTTTATCTTATCCGGCATCTGCGCATGACCCCGATAAATTTAAGGAACCAAAATTTCTTAAGCCTTAACCCGGCGTTTTTGTCCCGGAACAAATGCGCCAGCTGCACCTTTATCATAAGAGCTGTCTCCTCGATCAGGTAACGCAGCTTGAACTTGACCCCGCCGGACCTGCGGCTTTCCGAGAGATAAAAAGGCTCGGTTAGATTATACGAGAAATGGTCGAGTTCTTCCCCGGCCATAGTTTCGATCAAAGATACCTCTTGAGGTTTCAGGCTTTTCTTGAATTTATCGAAATTGCCTTTTAGGATCGGCTTGGAAGTATTTGCCCAGGCCGAGCTCAACCCCGAGCTTTTTTTTGCCTCTTCGCCGGTGAAGAAAAAAAGCATGTCTTCAACGTACGGTTCGTCAAGGAAAGCGCACAGATCCCGGATCGTCTTTTCCGGATCGGTCAGGAGACCCTCATAACGCAGAAGGAATATTTCTTCTTTCGGTAATTTACTCAACCAGTATATGCCGGTCTGCTGCTCTTTTTTCCACAGTCTGGCGGTATAATAAACGCAGTAGCGGTTAAAGATCGTCTTCTTGGCCGAAACCGCCACATCCCGGCAATCACGCACCATATATATGAACCTGGCGTTCGGATAATATCTTCTGACCAGTCCGACATGGTCGATCATAAAAGTGCTCTTACAGCCCCATCTCTTCTTGCCGGTGCTCTCCAGGTATTGGTCGTATACAGCGAAGTATATGCTGATGAGGCTTTTATCCAGGGCTGTTCGGAATATTTTTCCCCTGTCCAGCCCGATCTCCCAGGGATACGGATGCAACTCAACAGACCTGGCCACGTCATTGATCAGCAGCCGAAAGTTACGGTCGACGGCAAGATCGCCGTAAAACTGCTCTAATCCAAAAAAATTCTTGAGGATATGGGGGGGATGCGGTATGGCGATGTCAGGATGGGAATTCAGGATCAACCGGAGAAGGTTAGTCCCGGAACGTTCCGTGCCTATAATGAATATCGGATCCATTTGGCAATATTTACGGCTTATTCAATACGGTGTTATTTTTTTCCGCAGGCGATAACCATCTTCATCGAATCGAAAATGTCCCTGCCGGCAAAACGCACATTGTGGGTCCTCTTAAAATCTTCCGGGGCCCGGCGGTAGGCCTCTTTTATCTTTTCTTTTGCGCCTTTCGATATAGCCCCGTTATCTATCCATTTATTGACCGATTCACGGGTGATGTATTCTACGTTCTTTATCCCGGAAAATCCATTCCGCTTAAGGGCAAGTGAAACATCCTGCGGCAGGAAAAAGTTCTTACGCGCGGGATTACGCAGCCTCTGCACATGAAAGGTCAATTGGCGGTCGGCTTGGCTGTGCGCGGTCAAATGGCATAAAACCACTTTGCCTGAAGGCTTTAAAACCCTGAGCATCTCCGGCAACACCTTATCCAAATGCATGAATTGCAGGCCCTGGCGGCATACGCAAATATCAAAACTGCTGTTCTTAAAAGGCAGTTTCTCGGCGTTGCTCAACACCGTAGCGTCGGCAGAACCCTGCGCGCGCGCGATCATCTGCCTGCAGTTATCCAGGCCTACCACATAACCCGCCTTCCGGCGGAACACCTGTGAGATCTTGCCTGTGCCGATAGCCACATCCAAAACCCGGGAGGTCTTTGACGCCCCGGACAACTGAAGCATTTTTTTGATAAGGGTCAGGTCATTTACCCAATGCGAGGAATTGTCGTATTTTGCCGCTCTTTTCCTGAA from Candidatus Omnitrophota bacterium includes:
- a CDS encoding sulfotransferase — encoded protein: MPDKINPADKQIKRVLDLRQRIFDKIAAKRQWLLWRDSGLADVRKAVVISSASRSGSSLLYAVLKRSSRLYSLTGEAAPFYKLNGFSSDLSLSDRIPAALGRISEKKAGLSRDLFSDLSSGSRPGSIFTDKRLLDEYIDDLALRFPLQWPQIGFSYVIFRECASRAFRRYGASSAVFKKERFYLELIRSLRRKYPGINPYYYDIRQELVRGAFPGISLPQGPPNDLVLLEEPPFILLSPRVTPSKTGLKDNILFLKSTADCYNMPFLRQLLPNADIKIIHLTRNPFGSINGLYDGWLFRGFFSHNLKRLCASGRAKVKELNIRGYSNKYDWGKWWWKYDLPEGWQGYAGKALAEVCAFQWYSANKAIRDHIKASGKRNSLQVKYENIISGRGRRLTEVENIFDFIGLDKKDIHMLGLDKLPVVQATKSPKPYRWKARARLLAPFLKDKRIGRMARSLGYDIRNTKEWF
- a CDS encoding deoxyribonuclease IV, whose amino-acid sequence is MLLGVHVSIAGHIYESVNRAAALGCNTMQIFSRDPQQWRKSKIATEDIEEFRARRSKYNISPVFIHVPYLINLASPYNILYQGSIRAYIEDVREAELLGADYIVTHMGSHKESGEEKGIKRITQALNKILDKTRGMKVGVLLENTSGSGSWLGYKFEHQKQIIAGIEDKSRVGICLDTCHAYAAGYDLASAEGYKKTIAELDRLVGLKLLKLVHINDTADKLGSRRDRHAHIGKGNIKLAGFKRLVNDSRLKDTAFILETPKDNDNADRINLDTVRKLKK
- the leuS gene encoding leucine--tRNA ligase — translated: MEYEFKKIEGKWQAYWQDKGTFKAVSSSRPKFYCLEMFPYPSGKIHMGHVRNYTIGDVCSRYKMMRGFSVLHPMGFDAFGQPAENAAIKNKTQPDTWTHKCIRDMEVELKKMGLSYDWSREVSTCDSSYYKWNQWIFLKMLEKGLAYKKGSAVNWCPSCATTLANEEVIDGGCWRCHVQVEQKELEQWYLKITEYKDRLLEDLAGLEHWPQRVIAMQTNWIGKSSGSEIYFRRKDNNTTIPVFTTRPDTIFGATYIVLAPEHPLVGELIKGKPQEKEVLKFIEKVSKESKIVRSSSDVKKEGFFTGSYAVNPVNNEVIPVWVADYVLMEYGTGAIMAVPTHDQRDFLFAKEHNLAMRVVIKPKDSRLRVEEMKEAYEEEGVQVNSGDFNGLTNSEGKTKIAEWMEQQGMGKVQTHWRLRDWLISRQRYWGTPIPVIYCPKCGTVPVPYADLPVELPKDAPFTGEGGSPLGKVKEFVECLCPKCSGPGRRETDTMATFFDSSWYFLRFCSPDLASEPFDKKEAGYWMPVDQYIGGIEHAILHLLYSRFFTKFFKDLGMIDFSEPFKKLLTQGMVLKDGEVMSKSRGNIVDPDSMIGKYGADTLRLFMLFAAPPETELEWDDRGLDGAFKFLNRVWRIRDNLKEKSGPGLVKAMHKAIKKVSSDMEEFKFNTAIAGLMEFVNAIYQEGSDKESFSVLVRLLCPIAPHFCEELWQGMGNSESIFRASWPEYDPKQLVEETVTMVVQVNGRVRSKLDTAVNTPPEQLKEMVLADGKLQAWICGKPIRNFIVVPNKLINIVV
- a CDS encoding response regulator, with product MSHRLLVVDDEKDIAEPLARILTREGYQVSVAYDGEEALTRVRENDPDVILLDLMLPKLNGFEVLQQIREKYNERWRPVIIISAQQDLDTARKCYSMEADQYLTKPCSTENILRGLRTLISLIPQKDKT
- a CDS encoding class I SAM-dependent methyltransferase, with translation MTVRSYPSQNPGNHFRKRAAKYDNSSHWVNDLTLIKKMLQLSGASKTSRVLDVAIGTGKISQVFRRKAGYVVGLDNCRQMIARAQGSADATVLSNAEKLPFKNSSFDICVCRQGLQFMHLDKVLPEMLRVLKPSGKVVLCHLTAHSQADRQLTFHVQRLRNPARKNFFLPQDVSLALKRNGFSGIKNVEYITRESVNKWIDNGAISKGAKEKIKEAYRRAPEDFKRTHNVRFAGRDIFDSMKMVIACGKK
- a CDS encoding sulfotransferase codes for the protein MDPIFIIGTERSGTNLLRLILNSHPDIAIPHPPHILKNFFGLEQFYGDLAVDRNFRLLINDVARSVELHPYPWEIGLDRGKIFRTALDKSLISIYFAVYDQYLESTGKKRWGCKSTFMIDHVGLVRRYYPNARFIYMVRDCRDVAVSAKKTIFNRYCVYYTARLWKKEQQTGIYWLSKLPKEEIFLLRYEGLLTDPEKTIRDLCAFLDEPYVEDMLFFFTGEEAKKSSGLSSAWANTSKPILKGNFDKFKKSLKPQEVSLIETMAGEELDHFSYNLTEPFYLSESRRSGGVKFKLRYLIEETALMIKVQLAHLFRDKNAGLRLKKFWFLKFIGVMRRCRIR
- a CDS encoding arginine deiminase family protein; translated protein: MRMPGNNFPDSEYKRLRRVLLYQPGPEIANITDPESVLHLRRIDYPGIKKEYRKIQECFRRLSIKVFMLKPRDNPDRAGQNLFNLIYTRDLFFMSPKGAIIAKMASSVRSKEPGQVRKLLKGSGIPVIGAVKGQGTFEAADALWLNNKLVVVGVGRRTNAAGFKQVKKTLAGQGIRCISVPAPKITLHLLGSLQLIDSDLALVRADYPYMDLFDLLRNNKIKIIKVPANAEVKEKQAMNIVCVAPRKIIMPADCPRTREFYRKRKIKIAAELKLAELANGAGGLACATAVISRDIN